One Nocardioidaceae bacterium SCSIO 66511 genomic window carries:
- a CDS encoding SgcJ/EcaC family oxidoreductase yields MTTTETSPITEDDERAIRAVVQQAHDAQNDAGVLPALHVEDAVIVNIAGRRLFGRDEFESAMAKAVASPLRDVTTTVEVIDVRPVTGDVAIVSSIKSVHDGRQDEAAEVPERGAFTYVVKRDGAQWRIALAQTTPIV; encoded by the coding sequence ATGACTACGACAGAGACCTCTCCGATCACCGAGGACGACGAGCGGGCGATCCGTGCCGTCGTCCAGCAGGCTCACGACGCACAGAACGATGCCGGCGTGTTGCCGGCGCTACACGTCGAGGACGCCGTCATCGTCAACATCGCGGGACGCAGGCTGTTCGGCCGCGACGAGTTCGAGTCCGCGATGGCGAAGGCGGTCGCATCGCCGCTCCGCGACGTCACCACGACCGTCGAGGTCATCGACGTACGCCCGGTCACTGGCGACGTTGCCATCGTCAGCAGCATCAAGTCTGTGCATGACGGGCGGCAGGACGAGGCCGCCGAGGTTCCCGAGCGGGGCGCGTTCACGTACGTCGTCAAGCGTGATGGTGCGCAGTGGAGGATCGCACTGGCACAGACCACACCGATCGTCTGA
- a CDS encoding LLM class flavin-dependent oxidoreductase, translating into MVSDGVVFGFGAPNGFDDPAALLNATEQADRDGLDLFSIPDHPYLGSRLDAYAAIGFVLGRTSRIAAYANVTNLPTRPAPILARTAASLSALSGGRFVLGMGAGGDWGRISDLGVRRLSPRDAVTAFEEAVVLIRQLSGGGPPVDYDGDHYGVSRIDPSPTPAPTVWTGSVGPRSLAATGRVADGWIPGHAADWLSERYRESRPYIDDAAMAVGRDPREIRTVFNLPGQITDRPLPSTRERDGRWIGGSTRQWVEELTEAVLRHGASGFTLFSDLRGGTASELTLRRWATEVAPAVREAVAKKAGADPVR; encoded by the coding sequence ATGGTTTCCGACGGTGTCGTCTTCGGCTTCGGTGCGCCGAACGGTTTCGACGATCCGGCAGCGCTGCTGAACGCGACCGAACAAGCCGATCGTGACGGACTCGACCTGTTCTCGATTCCCGATCATCCCTACCTCGGCTCGCGCCTGGACGCGTACGCCGCGATCGGGTTCGTGCTCGGCCGCACGAGCCGGATCGCAGCGTACGCGAACGTCACGAACCTGCCGACCCGCCCGGCGCCGATCCTTGCGCGGACCGCGGCTTCCCTTTCCGCGTTGTCCGGCGGCCGTTTCGTGCTCGGTATGGGTGCGGGCGGCGATTGGGGCCGGATCTCGGACCTCGGGGTGCGCCGGCTGTCGCCGAGAGACGCCGTGACCGCCTTCGAGGAGGCGGTCGTGCTCATCCGACAACTGTCCGGCGGTGGCCCGCCGGTCGACTACGACGGCGACCACTACGGTGTGAGCCGGATCGATCCCTCGCCGACGCCCGCGCCAACGGTCTGGACAGGTTCGGTGGGCCCGAGGTCGCTGGCCGCAACGGGAAGGGTCGCGGACGGGTGGATCCCCGGCCACGCGGCGGACTGGCTCAGCGAGCGCTACCGGGAGTCGCGTCCGTACATCGACGACGCGGCGATGGCGGTCGGCCGTGACCCGCGCGAGATCCGGACGGTCTTCAACCTCCCGGGACAGATCACCGACCGCCCGCTGCCCTCTACGCGAGAACGCGACGGTCGCTGGATCGGCGGTTCGACACGCCAATGGGTCGAAGAGCTCACCGAGGCAGTGCTGCGCCATGGCGCATCGGGGTTCACGCTGTTCTCCGACCTCCGCGGTGGCACCGCGTCGGAGCTCACCTTGCGCCGTTGGGCGACCGAAGTCGCGCCGGCCGTACGCGAGGCAGTCGCGAAGAAGGCCGGCGCCGACCCCGTCAGGTGA
- a CDS encoding GNAT family N-acetyltransferase gives MSTTQSVTTSPDRNGLTWRALSVADLDRWIALVEKMEVHDRAEERTRRSDLEVLTRQSWVDLEADSRVAVDVDGEFRAVGRNMFRLGAIDTVAVALTGGVDPDWRGRGIGRELLAWQRKRAVANIADLRAVDAHAARLPARIGGFVEEQVTNRARLFEAAGFEVTRWFLQLRRRLTDVPHVGDLPIDGLRVERFDDRYAERLRLAHNDAFRDHWGSATYDEEAWRTGLLEEEAFRPAQSFVIVDANDPDEPIVAYVVNCEYEHDWAPQGFTDGYTDVIGVRRAWRGCGLARYLLALSAEAFAEAGHSYATLDADAENPSGAVALYESVGYRPTHRTKYYSIDVD, from the coding sequence ATGAGCACTACCCAGTCGGTCACCACGAGCCCAGACCGTAACGGCCTCACCTGGCGCGCCTTGTCTGTGGCCGACCTCGACCGATGGATCGCGCTGGTCGAGAAGATGGAGGTCCACGATCGCGCCGAGGAGCGTACGCGACGCTCCGATCTGGAAGTCCTGACCCGCCAGTCGTGGGTGGACCTGGAGGCCGACTCAAGGGTGGCTGTGGATGTCGACGGCGAGTTTCGCGCGGTCGGCCGGAACATGTTCCGGCTCGGCGCGATCGATACCGTCGCGGTTGCGCTGACGGGCGGCGTCGACCCGGACTGGCGCGGGCGCGGAATCGGTCGAGAGCTGCTGGCGTGGCAGCGTAAGCGCGCGGTTGCGAACATCGCCGACCTGCGCGCGGTCGATGCGCACGCCGCGCGACTGCCTGCGCGGATCGGAGGTTTCGTCGAGGAGCAGGTCACCAATCGAGCGCGGCTGTTCGAGGCGGCTGGTTTCGAGGTCACGCGGTGGTTCCTCCAACTGCGCCGTCGACTCACAGACGTACCGCACGTCGGCGATCTGCCGATCGACGGCCTACGCGTCGAACGGTTCGACGACAGGTACGCGGAACGGTTACGGCTCGCGCACAACGACGCATTCCGAGATCACTGGGGATCCGCTACGTACGACGAGGAGGCCTGGCGCACCGGACTTCTCGAGGAGGAGGCGTTCCGCCCGGCTCAGAGCTTCGTGATCGTCGACGCGAATGACCCGGACGAGCCGATCGTCGCGTACGTCGTCAACTGCGAGTACGAGCACGACTGGGCGCCGCAGGGTTTCACCGACGGCTACACAGACGTGATCGGCGTCCGCCGCGCCTGGCGCGGATGCGGTCTCGCTCGATACCTGCTCGCGCTCTCGGCTGAGGCGTTCGCCGAGGCCGGTCACTCGTACGCGACGCTGGATGCCGATGCAGAGAACCCGAGTGGTGCCGTCGCGCTGTACGAGTCGGTCGGCTACCGGCCGACTCATCGCACGAAGTACTACTCGATCGACGTCGACTGA
- the gatC gene encoding Asp-tRNA(Asn)/Glu-tRNA(Gln) amidotransferase subunit GatC — protein sequence MSEPDAAGITRADVAHLASLARIDLSDEELDKMAPELSVILDSVAAVSEVATDDIPPMSHAVPLTNVFRPDEVRPGLSPEEALAMAPQVEQQRFSVPRILGEEQ from the coding sequence ATGAGCGAGCCAGACGCCGCGGGCATCACCCGCGCCGACGTCGCACACCTGGCGAGCCTCGCGCGCATCGACCTGTCCGACGAGGAGCTCGACAAGATGGCACCGGAGCTGTCGGTCATCCTCGACTCGGTTGCCGCAGTGTCCGAGGTCGCCACCGACGACATCCCGCCGATGTCGCATGCGGTTCCGCTGACCAACGTCTTTCGCCCCGACGAGGTACGCCCGGGCCTCAGCCCGGAGGAGGCGCTGGCGATGGCGCCGCAGGTCGAGCAGCAGCGGTTCTCCGTGCCGCGGATCCTTGGGGAGGAGCAGTGA
- the gatA gene encoding Asp-tRNA(Asn)/Glu-tRNA(Gln) amidotransferase subunit GatA has translation MSALDLGAAELAEKIAAGDITSEDATTASLDRIAAVDGEINAFLHVDREGALATARDIDARRASGEKLGPLAGVPIAVKDVLATKGLPTTCGSRILEGWVPPYDATVVERIRAAGMPIVGKTNMDEFAMGSSTEHSAYGPTRNPWDTDRIPGGSGGGSAAAVAAYEVPLAVGTDTGGSIRQPGAVTGTVGVKPTYGGVSRYGLVALASSFDQAGPVTRSVLDAALLHEVIGGHDPMDSTSIDQPVPDLVAAARRGDVSGLRIGVVKELGGEGYQSGVRARFDDVVELLTKAGAEIVEVSCPHFEYALAAYYLIQPSEASSNLAKFDAMRYGLRVTPDGVDSPSAEQVMAASRDAGFGDEVKRRIIIGTYALSSGYYDAYYGSAQKVRTLISRDFAAAFEQVHALISPTAPTTAFKLGEKLDDPMAMYLNDVATIPANLAGVPGISVPSGLADEDGLPAGVQVLAPATADDRLYNVGAAIESMLEDKWGSQLLAGAPKLEVRA, from the coding sequence GTGAGCGCACTCGACCTCGGTGCAGCGGAACTCGCCGAGAAGATCGCAGCGGGCGACATCACCTCCGAAGACGCCACCACGGCGAGCCTCGACCGCATTGCGGCCGTCGACGGCGAGATCAACGCGTTCCTGCATGTCGACCGTGAGGGTGCCCTCGCGACGGCACGCGATATCGACGCTCGGCGCGCCTCCGGTGAGAAGCTCGGACCACTCGCCGGCGTACCGATCGCCGTCAAAGACGTTCTCGCCACCAAAGGGCTGCCCACCACGTGCGGGTCGAGGATCCTCGAGGGGTGGGTGCCGCCGTACGACGCGACCGTCGTCGAGCGCATCCGCGCGGCGGGCATGCCGATCGTCGGTAAGACGAACATGGACGAGTTCGCGATGGGCTCGTCCACCGAGCACTCCGCGTACGGGCCGACCCGCAACCCATGGGACACCGATCGCATTCCGGGCGGCTCGGGAGGGGGTTCCGCGGCGGCCGTCGCTGCGTACGAGGTGCCGCTCGCGGTGGGCACCGACACGGGAGGTTCGATCCGCCAACCCGGAGCCGTCACGGGCACCGTCGGCGTCAAGCCGACCTACGGCGGCGTCTCTCGTTACGGGCTCGTCGCGCTCGCGAGCAGCTTCGACCAGGCCGGACCGGTCACCCGATCGGTACTCGACGCGGCCCTGCTGCACGAGGTGATCGGCGGCCACGACCCGATGGACTCGACCAGCATCGATCAGCCCGTACCCGATCTCGTCGCGGCCGCACGTCGCGGTGACGTCTCCGGGTTACGCATCGGCGTGGTCAAGGAGCTCGGCGGCGAGGGCTATCAGTCCGGCGTACGCGCCCGCTTCGACGACGTCGTCGAGCTGCTGACCAAGGCGGGTGCGGAGATCGTCGAGGTCTCGTGCCCGCATTTCGAGTACGCACTTGCCGCGTACTACCTGATCCAGCCGAGCGAGGCGAGCAGCAACCTCGCGAAGTTCGACGCTATGCGCTACGGCCTGCGGGTCACGCCCGACGGGGTCGACTCGCCGAGTGCCGAGCAGGTCATGGCAGCGAGCCGCGATGCCGGGTTCGGCGATGAGGTCAAGCGCCGCATCATCATCGGCACGTACGCGCTGTCGAGCGGCTACTACGACGCGTACTACGGCTCGGCGCAGAAGGTACGCACGCTGATCAGCCGCGACTTCGCTGCGGCGTTCGAGCAGGTGCACGCGCTCATCTCGCCGACGGCGCCGACGACGGCGTTCAAGCTCGGCGAGAAGCTCGACGACCCGATGGCGATGTACCTGAACGACGTCGCGACCATCCCTGCGAACCTCGCCGGCGTACCGGGCATCTCCGTGCCGAGCGGCCTCGCCGACGAGGACGGCCTGCCCGCCGGCGTGCAGGTCCTCGCACCCGCGACGGCCGACGACCGGCTCTACAACGTCGGCGCCGCGATCGAGTCGATGCTCGAAGACAAATGGGGGAGCCAACTGCTTGCAGGGGCTCCGAAGCTGGAGGTACGCGCATGA
- a CDS encoding MarR family winged helix-turn-helix transcriptional regulator, which yields MGEPAENQLNIVTGLVRATFLVDAVYSESAREHGLTQQQGQLLCVLMPQPYGMRELGTMLGLAKSSLTGLVDRTVRNGLVRREPDPRDTRAVRVALTPQGRTLADRFYPETCRRIETLTTGLNNTECDTLARLLGRVVAANDVPPVFANLDEPES from the coding sequence GTGGGAGAACCTGCAGAGAATCAGTTGAACATCGTGACCGGGTTGGTACGTGCCACCTTTCTGGTCGACGCCGTCTATTCGGAATCTGCCCGAGAGCACGGCCTCACCCAACAGCAGGGTCAGCTGCTCTGCGTGCTGATGCCACAGCCGTACGGCATGCGCGAGCTCGGCACCATGCTCGGCCTGGCCAAGTCCAGCCTGACCGGCCTGGTGGACCGCACCGTGCGCAACGGACTGGTCCGACGTGAGCCGGACCCACGTGACACCCGGGCAGTGCGCGTCGCCCTCACCCCACAGGGCCGCACACTTGCGGATCGGTTCTACCCCGAGACGTGTCGGCGGATCGAGACCCTCACGACGGGCCTGAACAACACCGAGTGCGACACCCTCGCCCGGCTGCTCGGCCGCGTGGTTGCCGCCAACGACGTACCCCCGGTGTTCGCCAACCTCGACGAGCCGGAGTCCTAG
- the gatB gene encoding Asp-tRNA(Asn)/Glu-tRNA(Gln) amidotransferase subunit GatB: MTAATMVSFDDAMTRFDPVLGLEVHVELGTMTKMFCGCATTFGAEPNTQVCPVCLGLPGALPVVNGTAVESAIRIGLALNCEIAEWCRFARKNYFYPDMPKNFQTSQYDEPICFDGWTEVVVDGQTYRIDIERAHMEEDTGKSLHVGGATGRIHGADHSLVDYNRAGIPLIEIVTRPIEGAGDKAPEVARAYVAHLRELLLGLGVSDVRMEQGSLRCDVNLSLRSGADAPLGTRTETKNVNSLRSVERAVRYEVGRQAGELDAGDSVLQETRHWHEDTGITTSGREKSDAEDYRYFPEPDLVPVAPSREWVEELRAELPEPPAERRARLQQDWDFSDLEMRDVVGAGALDAVAETIAAGAAPQAARKWWLSELARRANEQEVDLAELAITPTQVAEIQGLVDAGRINDKLARQVFDGVLAGEGSPEQVVSARGLEVVSDEGALGEAVDRAIKANADVADKIRGGKHAAAGALIGAVMKEMRGQADAGRVRELILEKLT; the protein is encoded by the coding sequence ATGACCGCGGCGACGATGGTGTCGTTCGACGACGCCATGACCCGCTTCGACCCGGTGCTCGGGCTCGAGGTGCATGTCGAGCTCGGCACGATGACCAAGATGTTCTGCGGGTGCGCGACGACGTTCGGCGCCGAGCCCAACACCCAAGTGTGCCCGGTGTGCCTCGGACTGCCCGGCGCGCTGCCGGTGGTCAACGGTACGGCGGTCGAGTCGGCCATCCGGATCGGTCTCGCGCTCAACTGCGAGATCGCCGAGTGGTGCCGCTTCGCGCGCAAGAACTACTTCTACCCGGATATGCCGAAGAACTTCCAGACCTCGCAGTACGACGAGCCGATCTGCTTCGACGGCTGGACCGAGGTCGTTGTCGACGGCCAGACGTACCGAATCGACATTGAGCGCGCCCACATGGAGGAAGACACCGGTAAGTCGCTGCACGTCGGCGGCGCCACCGGCCGCATCCACGGCGCCGACCACTCGTTGGTCGACTACAACCGCGCCGGCATCCCGCTGATCGAGATCGTGACGAGGCCGATCGAAGGTGCGGGTGACAAGGCACCGGAGGTCGCACGCGCGTACGTCGCGCACCTGCGCGAGCTGCTGCTCGGGCTCGGTGTCTCCGACGTACGGATGGAGCAGGGCTCGCTGCGCTGCGATGTCAACCTGTCATTGCGATCTGGCGCCGATGCACCGCTCGGTACGCGCACCGAGACGAAGAACGTCAACTCGCTGCGTTCGGTCGAGCGCGCCGTGCGTTACGAGGTCGGCCGGCAGGCGGGCGAACTCGACGCGGGTGACTCGGTGCTCCAAGAGACGCGGCACTGGCATGAAGACACGGGCATCACCACGTCGGGCCGCGAGAAGTCCGATGCGGAGGACTACCGCTACTTCCCGGAGCCCGACCTCGTACCCGTCGCGCCGTCGCGCGAATGGGTCGAGGAGCTGCGAGCGGAGCTGCCCGAGCCGCCGGCGGAGCGTCGTGCGCGTCTGCAGCAGGACTGGGACTTCTCCGATCTCGAGATGCGTGACGTCGTCGGCGCAGGTGCGCTCGACGCGGTCGCCGAGACGATCGCCGCCGGAGCCGCGCCGCAGGCAGCGCGTAAGTGGTGGCTCTCGGAGCTCGCTCGCCGAGCGAACGAGCAGGAGGTCGACCTTGCTGAGCTGGCGATCACGCCTACACAGGTCGCGGAGATCCAGGGGCTCGTCGACGCCGGGCGGATCAACGACAAGCTCGCGCGCCAGGTCTTCGACGGGGTACTCGCGGGGGAGGGCTCACCCGAGCAGGTGGTCAGTGCCCGCGGCCTCGAGGTGGTCTCCGACGAGGGTGCGCTCGGCGAGGCGGTCGACCGCGCGATCAAGGCCAACGCCGACGTCGCCGACAAGATCCGCGGCGGTAAGCATGCGGCCGCGGGGGCGCTCATCGGTGCGGTGATGAAGGAGATGCGCGGGCAGGCCGACGCCGGTCGCGTACGCGAGCTGATCCTCGAGAAGCTCACCTGA
- a CDS encoding SDR family oxidoreductase — protein MSDRIAVTGATGALGGLVIDHLLTRVPADRIVAIARNPDKTTTLQERSVPVRIADHEDHAAVEAALEGVDVLLLVSGNEFVKRMTQHENVIRAAQRAGVSRLVYTSAPHADTSTQFITAEHRATEKLIRESGLTYTMLRINSWHENYQGLLSSAPDTGEILGSVHEGRVASAAKTDYAEAAAVVLTTDGHDNATYELTGDVAWSYPELAAAVSDAVGVPVSYRDVSSQEHAAALQAQGVDDDFASFLVQLDADTASGVSAEATDQLRRLIGRPSTPLVAGLRALV, from the coding sequence ATGTCTGACCGTATTGCCGTCACCGGAGCCACCGGAGCGCTCGGTGGCCTCGTCATCGACCACCTACTCACGCGTGTACCGGCCGATCGAATCGTCGCCATCGCCCGCAACCCGGACAAGACGACCACCCTCCAGGAGAGGTCCGTCCCCGTACGCATCGCAGACCACGAGGACCATGCGGCCGTCGAAGCGGCGCTCGAGGGCGTAGACGTACTGCTGCTGGTCTCCGGCAACGAGTTCGTCAAGCGGATGACCCAGCACGAGAACGTCATCCGGGCTGCGCAACGAGCAGGTGTGTCTCGGCTCGTCTACACCAGCGCGCCGCACGCCGACACCAGCACCCAGTTCATCACCGCAGAGCACCGGGCAACCGAGAAGCTGATCCGTGAATCCGGGCTCACCTACACGATGCTGCGGATCAACTCCTGGCATGAGAACTACCAGGGTCTGCTGTCCAGCGCTCCCGACACGGGCGAGATCCTCGGCAGCGTGCATGAAGGGAGGGTGGCCAGCGCCGCCAAGACCGACTACGCCGAGGCGGCCGCTGTCGTACTGACGACCGACGGCCACGACAACGCGACGTACGAACTGACCGGCGACGTCGCCTGGTCGTACCCGGAGCTCGCGGCGGCCGTTTCCGATGCCGTCGGTGTGCCGGTGTCCTACCGCGACGTGTCGTCGCAGGAGCATGCCGCCGCGCTACAAGCCCAAGGCGTCGACGATGACTTTGCGTCGTTCCTCGTACAGCTGGATGCCGACACCGCGTCGGGAGTCTCGGCGGAGGCGACCGACCAGCTGCGCCGGCTCATCGGCCGACCGTCGACCCCGCTCGTCGCGGGCTTGCGCGCCCTGGTCTGA
- a CDS encoding DUF2236 domain-containing protein translates to MLPTPTDCRLRLGRSLLSRVAGPDALERRARIGSSDDDRWFAPGSPITVVHADSSMFVGGLRALLLQSLHPLAMAGVADHSGFRGDPWGRLQRTSAFLGITTFGSAAEARRAVARVRGVHRRIRGETPDGRPYEASDPELLRWVHIAEADSFLTAHDRYGLRRLSDAERDTYVAQTAVVARALGADDVPETVAELRSALADFRPELASTPAARRTARFLLVHPPVPIALRAPYTMLSAAAVGLLPWWARLPLRLPYLPLTEATVVRAGGVAVTKGVRWAMSPINARH, encoded by the coding sequence ATGCTGCCGACGCCCACCGACTGCCGCCTACGACTCGGCAGGTCACTGCTCTCCCGCGTTGCCGGGCCCGACGCACTCGAGCGGCGTGCGCGCATCGGGAGCTCGGACGACGACCGCTGGTTCGCTCCCGGCAGCCCGATCACCGTCGTACATGCCGATTCGTCGATGTTCGTCGGCGGCCTGCGGGCGCTGCTTCTGCAGTCGCTGCATCCGCTCGCGATGGCCGGAGTCGCCGACCATTCGGGTTTCCGCGGCGACCCGTGGGGCCGGCTGCAACGAACCTCGGCGTTCCTCGGCATCACGACCTTCGGGAGCGCCGCCGAGGCGCGTCGAGCGGTCGCGAGAGTACGCGGCGTGCACCGCCGCATACGCGGAGAGACACCCGACGGCCGCCCGTACGAAGCAAGCGATCCGGAGCTACTGCGCTGGGTGCACATCGCGGAGGCCGACAGCTTCCTGACTGCGCATGACCGATACGGATTGCGCCGGTTGAGCGATGCGGAGCGCGACACCTACGTCGCGCAGACCGCCGTCGTCGCCCGCGCATTGGGAGCCGACGACGTGCCCGAGACCGTTGCCGAGCTACGCAGTGCGCTCGCCGACTTCCGTCCGGAGTTGGCGAGCACACCGGCCGCCAGACGCACCGCACGCTTCCTACTCGTCCACCCGCCCGTACCGATTGCCCTGCGCGCGCCGTACACGATGCTGTCGGCCGCGGCCGTCGGGCTGCTGCCGTGGTGGGCGCGGCTCCCACTGCGGCTGCCGTACCTGCCGCTGACCGAGGCGACCGTCGTACGGGCAGGTGGCGTCGCCGTCACCAAAGGTGTGCGCTGGGCGATGTCGCCGATCAACGCACGACATTGA
- a CDS encoding alpha/beta hydrolase, which translates to MTAQTVAASTAVPRVRFYDVHSADGTRLRAWSNDAEGPTVLLCNGLGTNPYVWPALLSPDCGVNVISWNHRGVGGSDRPDDPDHVSIEDFVEDAVAVLDDAGVDSCVVVGWSFGVNVAFELATLHPERVTGLLAVAGVPGDTFSTMLGPLHLPAPVARRLTVGSAWAMLATGKALSMVTKRVPWNPVTTKLLRHSGFMLPSASDAVVREAVREFLTTDIDWYMRLAVHAARHPRVSLSAIDVPTTFVSGHWDVLAGARAMDTAAERMADAHLVELRGSHFLPMEYPDEIHTELLNLLSRINAQSTSIE; encoded by the coding sequence ATGACCGCACAAACCGTAGCCGCTTCGACGGCCGTTCCGCGCGTGCGCTTCTACGATGTGCACAGCGCCGACGGCACCCGGCTGCGGGCGTGGAGCAACGACGCCGAGGGGCCGACCGTACTGCTCTGCAACGGCCTCGGCACCAATCCGTACGTCTGGCCGGCGTTGCTCTCCCCCGACTGCGGCGTCAACGTCATCTCGTGGAACCACCGAGGAGTCGGCGGCTCCGATCGGCCGGACGACCCCGATCACGTCTCGATCGAGGACTTCGTCGAGGACGCCGTCGCCGTCCTCGACGACGCAGGCGTCGACTCCTGCGTCGTCGTGGGCTGGTCGTTCGGCGTCAACGTCGCCTTCGAGCTGGCCACCCTGCATCCCGAGCGAGTGACGGGCCTGCTCGCGGTCGCCGGCGTACCCGGCGACACGTTCAGCACCATGCTCGGGCCACTGCATCTGCCCGCTCCGGTGGCGCGTCGGCTAACGGTCGGGTCGGCATGGGCGATGCTCGCAACCGGCAAGGCGCTGTCGATGGTCACCAAGCGGGTGCCGTGGAACCCCGTCACCACGAAACTGTTGCGGCACAGCGGTTTCATGCTGCCGTCGGCGTCCGATGCCGTCGTACGCGAGGCGGTACGCGAGTTTCTGACCACCGACATCGACTGGTACATGCGACTGGCCGTGCACGCGGCACGTCACCCACGGGTGTCGCTGTCAGCCATCGACGTTCCGACGACGTTCGTCTCAGGGCACTGGGACGTACTCGCCGGGGCTCGGGCGATGGACACGGCGGCCGAGCGAATGGCCGATGCGCACCTCGTCGAGCTGCGCGGATCGCACTTCCTGCCGATGGAGTACCCGGACGAAATCCATACCGAGTTGCTGAACCTGCTGTCTCGGATCAACGCTCAGTCGACGTCGATCGAGTAG
- a CDS encoding 2-hydroxyacid dehydrogenase: MSLVWLPFPHGDLGEAPEGLSYDVYVGGEPPSDIERVELYVPAYDTNVDLPSVLRQMTSLRVVQTLTAGTEHVARHVVDEVTLCNARGVHDAATAEMAMALMLASIRGIPEYVRAQPAHDWRHDTSGPALADSRVLIVGYGSIGEALGRRLEPFECEVVKVARRARDGVRTIEELPELLPTADVVVLLVPLTDETRHLVDANFLAAMKDGATLVNVARGGVVDNEALLAETSKGRLYAALDVTSPEPLPAGDPLWDAPGVLITPHVAGGTTAMVPRMHALLRDQLRRFAAGESLLNVVR, from the coding sequence ATGTCGCTGGTCTGGCTGCCGTTCCCGCATGGCGACCTGGGCGAGGCACCCGAAGGTCTTTCGTACGATGTCTATGTCGGGGGTGAACCGCCGTCCGACATCGAGCGGGTCGAATTGTACGTACCGGCGTACGACACGAACGTCGACCTCCCGTCGGTGCTGCGTCAGATGACGTCCCTTCGGGTGGTGCAGACGCTCACCGCGGGCACGGAGCACGTCGCTCGGCATGTTGTCGACGAGGTCACTCTCTGCAACGCGCGAGGAGTGCACGATGCGGCGACCGCCGAGATGGCGATGGCGTTGATGCTCGCTTCCATTCGGGGCATCCCGGAGTACGTGCGCGCTCAGCCTGCGCATGACTGGCGACACGACACGAGCGGACCGGCGCTCGCGGACAGCCGGGTCCTGATCGTCGGCTACGGCAGTATCGGCGAGGCGCTCGGTCGCCGGCTCGAACCGTTCGAGTGCGAGGTGGTGAAGGTCGCCCGCCGCGCCCGCGACGGCGTACGCACCATCGAGGAGCTGCCGGAGTTGCTGCCGACGGCCGATGTGGTCGTACTCCTCGTGCCGCTCACCGACGAGACCCGCCACCTGGTCGACGCGAACTTCCTCGCCGCGATGAAGGACGGCGCGACGCTGGTCAACGTCGCACGCGGTGGTGTGGTCGACAACGAGGCGCTGCTGGCCGAGACGTCGAAGGGCAGGTTGTACGCGGCGCTCGACGTGACGTCTCCGGAGCCGCTGCCCGCGGGAGACCCGCTCTGGGATGCGCCCGGCGTACTCATCACCCCTCATGTCGCGGGCGGAACGACGGCGATGGTCCCGCGGATGCATGCCTTGCTGCGTGATCAGCTGCGGAGGTTCGCCGCGGGTGAGTCGCTGCTCAATGTCGTGCGTTGA
- a CDS encoding helix-turn-helix transcriptional regulator, protein MSQDLSTTSYALLGLLAFDARTSEHGLTGYELKQRADFTLRFYWTSPAMSQIYSELSRLARSGLVEAMSARQGRRTTRRYRITDAGTEALTGWLATSEPEFPVLKHPVALRLLMGQLMGRDALVRMLDAYEKALADRQAELEAVRRMLADRDDVRYPALVADWGLAHYESEREITERTRRAIADE, encoded by the coding sequence GTGAGTCAAGACCTGTCGACGACCTCGTACGCGCTGCTCGGTCTACTCGCCTTCGACGCCCGGACCTCCGAGCACGGACTGACCGGCTACGAGCTGAAGCAGCGCGCCGACTTCACGCTGCGCTTCTACTGGACCTCGCCCGCGATGAGCCAGATCTACTCCGAGCTCTCCCGACTGGCCCGCTCCGGGCTCGTCGAGGCGATGTCCGCGCGACAAGGCAGGCGTACGACCCGCCGCTACCGCATCACCGACGCCGGCACCGAGGCGCTCACGGGATGGCTCGCCACCAGCGAACCGGAGTTCCCGGTCCTGAAACATCCGGTCGCACTGCGACTGCTGATGGGCCAGCTGATGGGTCGCGACGCCCTCGTACGAATGCTCGACGCGTACGAGAAGGCGCTCGCCGACCGTCAGGCGGAGCTCGAGGCGGTGCGCCGGATGCTGGCCGATCGCGATGACGTCCGCTACCCCGCACTCGTCGCCGACTGGGGCCTGGCGCACTACGAGTCCGAACGCGAGATCACCGAACGTACTCGTCGCGCGATCGCCGATGAGTAG